One genomic segment of Pontibacillus halophilus JSM 076056 = DSM 19796 includes these proteins:
- the pgmB gene encoding beta-phosphoglucomutase, translated as MGKKAIIFDLDGVITDTAEYHYLAWKQLADDLGLPFDRNSNERLKGISRMESLELILEAGNKELGHDEKERLAHKKNEHYKELIQQITPDDLLPGIVSFLTELSEAGFKIGMASASKNAQEVVRRLEVTSFFHVIVDAASVKKGKPDPEIFLTAAQLLEVEPNACIGVEDAQAGVQAIKSANMFAIGVGEARHLSEADWLVTSTEELSLKALSEHI; from the coding sequence ATGGGTAAGAAGGCGATTATTTTTGACTTAGATGGTGTGATTACCGATACAGCTGAGTATCATTACTTGGCATGGAAGCAGTTAGCGGATGACCTTGGTCTTCCCTTCGATAGAAATTCTAACGAACGGTTAAAAGGAATTAGCCGCATGGAATCACTTGAGCTCATCCTTGAAGCAGGGAATAAGGAGCTTGGTCATGATGAGAAGGAGCGGTTGGCTCACAAGAAGAATGAACACTATAAGGAGCTCATTCAGCAAATCACGCCAGATGATTTACTACCTGGTATCGTTTCATTTTTAACTGAATTAAGTGAGGCGGGCTTTAAGATCGGTATGGCTTCTGCAAGCAAGAATGCTCAAGAGGTAGTAAGACGACTAGAAGTGACATCGTTCTTTCATGTGATTGTAGATGCAGCCAGTGTGAAGAAAGGGAAGCCAGACCCTGAGATCTTCTTAACTGCAGCGCAATTACTTGAAGTAGAGCCTAATGCTTGTATTGGAGTTGAGGATGCGCAAGCTGGCGTACAAGCTATAAAGAGCGCAAATATGTTTGCCATCGGTGTTGGAGAAGCCAGACACCTCTCAGAAGCAGACTGGTTAGTAACGAGCACAGAAGAGTTGTCGCTAAAGGCGCTTTCTGAGCATATATGA